In Ovis canadensis isolate MfBH-ARS-UI-01 breed Bighorn chromosome 11, ARS-UI_OviCan_v2, whole genome shotgun sequence, the DNA window gaaaatgcaatattactctgccataaaaaaatgaaatttgccatttgcaatgACAATTACAACGGATGTAATTCAGaagacattatgctcagtgaaatgtctgagaaagacaaataccatatgatctcacttttgtggtgaatataaaaaacaaacagagcaAAATGAAAATAGACTTACAGAATTTAGAGAACAAGTAAACGTCCCTTAGTTTATTTTGagtattttcattacttttttgttattgttaaatCAGGAGGAtgctaaataaaacatctagcacaAAATTTTAGGTCTCaaacttgatttttctttcaacctgtattaactattattattattactgctgtgtgctttatttctgggtttttaaAAAGGTAGAAATAGAAAATTGAGAAGAACTTCTCTCcagctttctgttttttttttttttaaactcttcaaTTTTGAAACAGTAATAGAGTCACAAGGATTTGCATAGATAGTACAAGAGATCCCATATAGCCTGATTTTCTGCAATGGTTATATGTTATTCATATGTAGCACAGTTGCAAAATCAGGAAGCTGACATGTTGATATAATGTTTGtgcttcactctatataatttttttcacacATGTAGTTTCAGGTAACTACCACTGCAGTTAAGATGTGCAACAATTCAACCAACACAAAGATCTCCTTCATGCTACATCTATTAGTTCTCCATCTCTATATTATTTCAAGAATgtcatgtaaatagaatcatacagtatctgACCCTTCAAGACTACCTTTTTCTCACTCAGCATAATGACCTTAAGATTTTGAGAACATTTTGGTTGTTTGTAGTTGTTAGCTGTTATCAATAAAGCTTCTATGAACaattacataatttgttttgttttcaatcccTTTACTTACAATTTACCTATACCATTGTATTTGAAGTGATCTTCTTGCTGAAAGCATAGAATTGTGTCATGCTTGTTCTAATCCATTCTGCCAATCTCTGTCCTTTAATTGATGTATTTAGACCTTTTCTATTtattgtaattattgatatggtaAGGCTTAAGGTCacacttcattttttgttttctgtttgttctctctggctttttcatttttctttttcctgccttcCTTGGACACATTCTAGAATTCCACTTCGATTTATCTATAATGTTTTTAAGTGTATTTCTTTGTATAGCTTTTAAAGTAATTGCTCTAGGTATTGCATTTATATAATGCATATCATAGTCTATTGGACTTGATATTTTGTCAGTTCAAGTGAAATTTAGAAACCTTACCTCCCTTTACTTCCCTTTATTCTCCTCTTcttggagcatttttttttttctgtctgtacCAGCTGGTGTTACTGGGTTCTTGGTTTCTCCAGCTCACAATTCCAGGGTAtgtgaagcaaaacaaaaccgcAAGTAATTCaccactctgttgttccctgAATAGCAGGAATCTAGATGGTTTGGCTTCTTCCAACTTTCCAGagtctgcttttgttttatatatgacTTCCAGGGTTTCTAGCAATACTTAGGAAGAGAAATGGGGAAATACATATCTACTTTATCTTTCTGGAAGTTCTCTACTTTGCCATTTAAAAGtgtgaaaatattcatttttatactgaaccgctgggctgggagaagcgcaagctggaatcaagattgctgggagaaatatcaataacctcagatatgcagatgacaccacccttatggcagaaagtgaagaggagctaaaaagcctcttgatgaaagtaaaagaagagagtgaaaaagttggcttaaagctcaacattcagaaaactaagatcatagcatctggtcccatcacttcatgggaatagatggggaaacagtgtcagactttatttttgggggctccaaaatcactgcggatgatgattgcagccatgaaattaaaagacgcttactccttggaagaaaagttatgaccaacctagatagcatatttcaaaagcagagacactgccaacaaaggtccgtctagtcaaggctatggtttttccagtagtcatgtatggatgtgagagctggactgtgaagaaagctgagcactgaagaattgatgcttttgaactgtggtgttggagaagactcttgagagtcccttggactgcaaggaggtccaaccagtccattctaaaggagatcaaaccagtccattctaaaagagatcagtcctggatgttctttggaaggactgatgctaaagcttaaactccagtattttggccaactcatgtgaagagttgactcattggaaaagactgatgctgggagggattgggggcaggaggaaaaggggacaacagaggatgagatggctggatggcatcactgacttgatggacatgagtttgagtgaactctgggagttggtgatggacagggaggcttggcgtgctgcgatccatggagtcacaaaagtcatacacaactgagcgactgaactgaactgaactgaacatgtccgATAACAGACCAATGTACCCTAAGGTATTTTATGAAACCACAAAATAATGATCATGAAacaatcttatatttttattaggAAGGAAAATGCTTAGATAACATAGTGAAAAAATAGGTTAAAACTAAATGCATACGCAACTATGATTACTACcattataagaaagaaaactggaagtTCCCAAAATACCAACAATGGATATTTGGGGTATGGAATTATGAGtgatttttccctttcctgtgccaaattgaaaaaaaaagggaatctAGTACTTTTATAATTAATATCCTCAAGTGTTTCTTCTCAGAATGATATATACACACCTATCTTCCATGATATATGACATTTTACATGAATTAGCTAATCTATTTGTATTCAaggagttaaaaaatattttccttctgggTTTAGGCAAAATCAAACTACTGGCATTGTTTTAGACAATTATCTTGGCATCAAATGGTTATTATATTAACAGTAATGAGCTACAAGTCTGTATTTACCATTCTAAaggaatgaaaacattttattggaGAGCAGCAAGAAAGCTTTACAGACTCCTAGAATATCACAAATAAGCAAGCAAGAGAGGAAATGACAAAACAGAGATCCTTCATGCATGCTTAGAGGACAATTTTAGAATACAAAAGCGTTCTTAACTTGAATTTCAAGTTTGGATGTCCCTGATCGAAGCACCGTCTCCTCTCAAGGATTCTGCTGGCTTCCCTTCCTCCATCTGCTGTGTTGGGTGTTTAACCTTCAGGGACAGCTGTTTTCAACTGTGCAAATTATGTACGCCGAGCATGGCTCACAAGTGTTGTTTGACGtgcttgttgcagaacatgggttacagggaagcctgtgaaaaATCCATTTTTAACTAATCTCAACATGGAGAAGCTGGATAAAATGTCAACTCAGAAAAAAATCATGCCAAAATTTGCCcttcaaattatattttgaagAACTCTATTTTCAGAATAACATTTGAATGAAAGAATTGCCACTTCATGTTCACTATAGCAGAGACAGTTGGATAAacctttatgtattttctttagtTGGCAAATGCCATCTTATGTGTGTTActgactttcctttttttcttctttcagttttattgagatatacttgacatacagcactgtctaaatttaaggtgtacagcatgatttgatttatatacatcatgaaatgattaccacaataaatttaTTGAGCATCCATCAGCTCATACAGatacaaagtaaaagaaaaggaaaaatattttttccttgtgacgagaactcttaggatttactctcttaatggCTTTTTCTAATGCCTGTTTAGGTCCCATTAGCCAAAAGTTATGCATATTTTGCCATTTGTCTAGTAGTTAAATCATTCAGTACCCTGGAATATTTCTTCTGAGTTTCCTGAAGTCAGGAGCAAAGGGAAACTCCCAGCTTGAAATGTtacatattatattttttctgcCTTGGAAATTTAGAACATTTTGAACATTTCAATTGACATGTGACTAGCCTTGCTGCTTTTCATCACTCTTTAAGAATATCCTTTAACTCCTTTAAGGAGGTTTGAATATGGCCAGATCTTTGGGAAACAGGATGGTCCTTCAAGAGCCTCTGTGTGACTCTGGGGGATTTTAAGAGGGATTGTGTGGAACTTGCCTGCTGTCCTCGCTGTCCAGCAGCCCCCGGTACGTGTTGATCTCACACTCCAGCCGGGCCTTGGTGTCCAGCAGCACCTGATACTCCTGGTTCTGCCGCTCCAGGTCGCAGCGGATCTCAGCCAGCTGGTTCTCCACATTATCGATCAGACACTGTATCTGGGCCAGCTCCGAGCTGTACTGGGCCTCAGTCTCCGCCACGGTGCATTCCAGAGATTCTGTCTGCAGAAGGAAAGAGCGTGTAAAGAAGGTGGTTGTAGGACAGTCTCTGGGGCCAGATTGCCTGTTTTCCAACCCTGCTCTCCTCTTATCTTtccagctatgtgactttggaaaattacttagcttctctgagcctcagttgttgttgttgttgctttttccagtttgggcattatttatttagtataaatacattttaaaagcccCAAATCTCCTACTATTTTACCACCCTGGAAACACCACGGTGTCAAAAGTCCTGTTAAGATCGAAGATTAACACCTGCTAGAGCCATCAGTCTGAACTCAGTTTTACTGTATAAAAAATGAAGAGTGCAAAGTACCAACCTCATAGGATGGTTGGAGggttaaatgagtaaatatacataaagtgtctaaaacagtgcctggaaaattttaaaggtaGTAAGAGTTATCATTACCACTATGGCCTCTGCGACCTATAACCTACTAGTGTGGCCTAGTGAAGATCAAAAGCATTTGAGAGAAAATGTTGTAATGGGCTCCTGGCTCCTAGTGTGGTTAAGAGAAGAGGCTCTGAGATCGAACCACTTGGATTCAGCTTCCACTTTTGCCTCTTAAAACTTGTGTGAACCCCTGTTACTTaatctgagcctcagctttcctcatctgtataatggggtcAGCGGAGGGATTTACCCTATAAGGTTAGTGTGAGAATTAAATTAGCGTTGTGCCTCTCACAAGATGAATGCTCAGCTCTTATTCATTTAGACATTCTCTATAGGACCTAATGTGGCTCACACAGCAATGGAGATGCTTAGTGTAATCTTGAATACATGGTATTTTTGCTGCTTGGGTGAAGCATGGTACAGGGAAGGGTCCAGCTGAGGTGTGCATCCTGGGAAAGTTTAAGATAGTTATAGAATGTAAAGTCTGAGCATCTTCATTTTAAATGTGATGGTGAGCTTGGAAAATTGGCCCAAACCACAAAAGAGTTAGTGGGAGAAAACATTCATGAACCATGAAACCAACATCTCCAAAATTTGCAAGCAACTTATGTggctcaaatttttttaaaaaagaacaacccattcaaaaaatgggcagaggacctaaacagacatctctTCAAAGGAGAGCCTTTGGTTTGTAAGTTCCTATCTCGTTCTGCTCTTTCTGTTCCCTCTCTTTGTCTCTGGAGGATGCTGCAGGATCATGCCCAAGCCCAGAAAGGAAGGTCAGGACATCCTAGTGGTACATTACAAATTGTCGACCTATCACTTCCGCTTCTAGCTGGGTAAACAGCATCCttgaaaaagggaaggaaattcagACCTTCTGCTGCATAAACTGTGGGTTTGTCCTTTGGGTTACAGAATAGGGGATAGTAAGTATCTTAAGCATGATTCTTCAGTGACAAAACGGAGTGGTCTTGCCCTTACAtaccaggctctgctgtgctTGAAGCTCAATTTCCAGAGCGTTGGCTGTGTGCTTCAGTTCCAAGATCTCCGTCTGGCAGCCCTGCAGCTGCTCTGCACTGGATAGCTGCTGCTGATTCAGTTCCTCTGTCTGAAATACAGGCATGATTAGAGTATGCAAATTAGGCAGAAGTCTGGATGCCTGTCATTTTATTGCTCCAAGTGCCAACCTGAACAGCGAACCATTCTTCCACGTCTCTGCGGTTGTTGGCGAGCACAGTTTCATACTGACAACGCATCTCATCCAAGACTCTGTTAAGATCCATGGTGGGGGCAGTGTTTAGCTCCACACTGAGCCGGTCGCCCAGCTGTCCACGAAGCACGTTGACCTCCTGAGTTGGAAATGGAGTAAAGAATGTGACTTGTGGGGAAAAAATTCAATGTGATATACCAATAGCACCCCATTTCTGGTTTTTGCAGTAGTGAGAAGTGTGAGATTTAGATTCAGATTGCCTAGCTTGAGTCTCTTTTCATCACTcaattttttcatctgtgaaataggtaTGATTTTACCCTTACAAGAGAGTTATTGTGAGATATATGAGAGTTCATATTCATAGAAAACACTTAAACAAGTCCTAAGTGCACCATAAGGTCTCAATGTTAGTTACTATTATCATAAACAAATGTTCAAAGGGAAGATATACTCTGTAACATCATTCAGCTTTTCAGTTTTCAGCTTCATAAATGTAGGATAATTATATAATTCACAATTGATGATTTCAAAAGTTTATAAatgcagaatattaaaaaaattagtctAAATATTGCATGAATCTTTTCTCCTTTATGAAACAACCTTCGCACTCTGCAATTATCAGCTTGATTTTCATACTTTATGGGTTAGAGATAAAAGTGGCATAAAACACCCAGGAAAGCTATTTGTGGAGCTACGttctccccccaaaataaaggcaggCGAAGTTCCTCCATTTGGCACTGGCCAGTGGTCATTTCACGTTTACATTCAGAGATACACCAGAATGATCAGGCTGAATAGTAACAGTGCCCAGAGTGAGTTTTTTCCACATCAATCAACATCTACTCAAGTTCTATGAATATACTCAACATGAGCTCTCCCAGCTTAACTTTGTCACTTTGAGGGTCCTTCAGTGATTTTGCCATTTTCCTTACCTCTTCATGGCTTTTCTTAAGGCAAAGGAGATCATCCTTCAGAGACTCTACATGGGCCTCCAGATCAGATCTGCATACAGTCAGCTCTCCCAGAATCCCATGCAGGCCACTAATGTCAGTCTCTACCAGCTGGCGAAGAGAGAGTTCAGATTCGTACCTtttacagcaaaagagatacagccAATGCTTACTCTGCTGGACACTGAGGAAAGTGCTGAGCCCTACAGCTGAGGGACACATGACATCCAGGAACCCACATGCCATAATTTCTTCTACACCCAAATCATGAAAACTTCAAGCTTTGTGAGCATTCTTAGcttgaaaaaatattataaagggAATCCTTGTGATGTGTGCATGTAGGTATGTGAGAGAAGAAGCGGAAGAGCCTACCATATGTTAAGTTCGAATTCAGATCTGGTCTTACTCTAGCTTGTACTTGCTTCTAAGTCCAcaatacaagcagctcatacagctcaatatcagagaaaaaaatagtcCAGTCAAACAAAATGCgcagacttaaacagacatttttccaaataagacatacaaatggccaataaacacatgaaaagatactctacatctctcattattagaaaaatgtaagtcaaaactacaatgaggcatcacttcacaccaatcagaatggctatcatcgaAAAAAtgataagcaataaatgctggagaggatatgcaGAAAACGGAACCTgtggcactgttggtgggaatataaattggtatggctgctatggagaacagtatggagattccttaacaaactaggaataaagcccccatatgacccagcaatcccactaccgGGTATACACTCTgagaaaaccacagttcaaaaagacaGATGCAGgccagtgttcatggcagcactatttactgcgactaggacatggaagcaaccttgacttccattgacagatgagtggataaagatacATACAttgatacacacatacataaagatacatacatgtacatgcatgtatgtaaagatacatacatacattgaGATAATACGtacaaatggaatattacccaaccataaaaaggaaaaaattgagtcagttgtagtgagatGGATAAACCAATAGCCTGTTACACAGAGGGAATCAttaataagtcagaaagagaaaaacaaatactgtatattaatgcatatatatatatggaatctaaaaaaatagtactgatgaacctatttacagagaggaaatggagatgcagatgtagagaatggtcTGGTGGACACAgcaaggggaaggaaagggtagGACAAGCTGAGAAAGTGACTTTGACATATACGTACTATCATGGGGAAAATAAATAGCTCATGgggagctgctgtataacacagggagcccagccttgTGCTCTGTGGTGTcctagaggggtggaattggGGTAGGAGAGGCTCAAGAtaaaggggatatatatatatataaaattatgattggttcatgttgacatatggcagagACTAccacaagattgtaaagcaatttcttgcaaggaaaaaaaagttcaaattaaACTTACTTTGACCTAAAGTCATCAGCAGCCAGTTTGCAGTTGTCAAGCTGTACAGCAAGTCTACAATTTTCTGCCTTCGTACACAAGATCTGGGAAGAAAGTTACTATGTCATGAATGGTTCTTTGAAAGAAACCCACATATCTACTCATTTAATAACTATGCCAgggtttatcttttaaaagtctttataagaaaatataggCCTTCAGCCTGCTTTTACTGACCATATCATTTCATGAAGGAAAAAGGAGGGCCaatttataaacaaaatagagaaataaaaaggttgttttttttttttaatgacttaaaaacatttttgcagTATTCCTTGGCCACTGAACTTAGGTAGATTTCTCTCTAGGAGTTTATATTATGACTACATCTCCACCcatgataataaaaatttatcagtaagaaaaagacataattaCCAGGTAAAATTATATGGTTAAAAAATGACATTTCCATATCTATGTTAAATAATGTACTTGTACAGTGTTACACGCAGAAATAATTTTAGATATCACACTGCTTTTCCTCAAGGTAAATTTAGGGATAAGCGGGTTTATTGTGGTCATTTAGTAATTAGCGGCAGCATACAGGCTAGCGCTGATGTTTACTgactttttccccctctattctTTTGGGCCATGCCGcatggcacgtggggtcttagtcccccaccagggatggaacctaagcccgctgcagtggaagcacagtgtctGAACCATTGGACCACCGGTCACCCTGTTTGCTGGCTTTTTGTCCAGTACCCTTGCCTCTACATCACattccccctgggaagcccctcccctttccctggtTTCCCTCCACAGAACAGACTCTTGTAGTAGTAGAAACATAAAGCACATCACAGAGTGGGAAGGTGGAACATTAGGGTGATGAGATACTAGACCTTTTGCTGGAGATCTTCAATGGTGTCGAAGTAACACTGATAATCAGGGCACACCAACGGGACATCCTCTTCACTCTGTTCCCGGATCCTGCATTCCAACTCAGCATTCAACTCCTCCAGCCCGCGCACCTTCTCCAGATAGATGGCGAGCCTGTCATTCAGGAACTGCATCGTCTCCTTCTCGTTACTGTTGAATGCACCGTCCTCACACCAGGCACAGTTCCCCAGCACGCACGGAATATTACAGCTCCCCGCAAAGCAGGACGGTGGGAGGCACCCAGTTGGCAGACGAGACCCGGATAGAAAGCTGGGGGTCTGGCAGCTGGATGTAGCACAGGCGCTGGGGAGACAAGTGGTTGCCACGGAACAGGTTGAGGCAAGCGCACAATCAGAAGCCCTGGCACTGGATTCAGAAGAGCAGCCCGTGGGGGAACAGTCAGAAGCCATTCTATCAGAAGTGAAGGGCAAAGACTAGTTGCAAAACTCCAATTGCCCGCCTCCAAAACTCTCATTCCCTCCCGAGACTTTTATATATACCCCACTTCAAATGGGTATTTACAGACTACACAGGATGTTTTCCGGTGCATTTTTCATATGAACATTCATTAGTGTTGTTTATTTGCTGAAGAAGAGTTTTATGCTTCGTAAAAGAGCCATAACTTCAGGTTTCTAAATAAGGACACCATCTCCATGTGCCAATAGGATAAAGCACTTGTTTCAGAAAATCTTCACAGGAAGCATTGTCCTTTTGAcagaataaggaaagaaagagaaaatttggGCAATCAGTAATTATAGATACAACTGATTACACATAAAGGAAATCATATCCCTACAGATTTTGATCCTGTGCATTGAAAACTGCTCGTCTTCTTTTGAAATTAATGTTACAACTCatttaaatgctatttatttgtttgtgcCCCCACCATAAAAGTGTTCTGTGTGATTAGCCATCTTCAATGCTTTTTGTGGTCTTGCTGTGCTCACATGGTGGAGGACTGAGTGTATACTGaatttgaagtgtgtgtgtgagaaccaTACATGCCCATGTGCAAACTGAAAAGTCACTTTACATAACTGATGGGCATCACTTTTTCCCTACATGCCAAAATATAAATTGGTTATCAAAACGTGGAGTTGTAATCTTTGATTTCCTGAAACTTGCCTTCTCTACTTTTCCTATGCTTCACTTTTAT includes these proteins:
- the KRT40 gene encoding keratin, type I cytoskeletal 40 translates to MASDCSPTGCSSESSARASDCALASTCSVATTCLPSACATSSCQTPSFLSGSRLPTGCLPPSCFAGSCNIPCVLGNCAWCEDGAFNSNEKETMQFLNDRLAIYLEKVRGLEELNAELECRIREQSEEDVPLVCPDYQCYFDTIEDLQQKILCTKAENCRLAVQLDNCKLAADDFRSKYESELSLRQLVETDISGLHGILGELTVCRSDLEAHVESLKDDLLCLKKSHEEEVNVLRGQLGDRLSVELNTAPTMDLNRVLDEMRCQYETVLANNRRDVEEWFAVQTEELNQQQLSSAEQLQGCQTEILELKHTANALEIELQAQQSLTESLECTVAETEAQYSSELAQIQCLIDNVENQLAEIRCDLERQNQEYQVLLDTKARLECEINTYRGLLDSEDSRLPCNPCSATSTSNNTCEPCSAYIICTVENSCP